One genomic region from Tigriopus californicus strain San Diego chromosome 4, Tcal_SD_v2.1, whole genome shotgun sequence encodes:
- the LOC131879821 gene encoding protein tramtrack, beta isoform-like isoform X1 yields the protein MAAPGQLPQQYCLRWNNHQHNLLSVFEDLLNSEAFVDVTLACDGLQLKAHKMVLSACSPYFQSMLYNTPDRHPIVFLRDVRYAEMKALLEFMYRGEVSVDQENLSSLLKVAEGLKIKGLAEVNDNGPSPPTSSHSKFPLLSPLDTHGGGSPAKRMPSPPNPAPPVATQSSQPSSNNSGALGPKRKRARPRRFSGSEAVPMAGGFSHLTGPRLDQPLEVQTEDMSEGVKADKGLREGNNGDASPEDAKALDLMSEADSNDGRSSVHAQLIANPNLIRQVPKKRLFMDRNSTGSAEFDRESTAGSPGGSSNDGGGGSGSVTSGSSFQLPNSTTECDQPENLSLKREDQIERVSVDSNSGTFGETAVPKVDEGISMKKFWEERLANGLYGQGGLCDTVAPTHKAKSLSASAALLTAAASAADALPQDAPVMAANNYLASFQFHAEAELAALYNAATASNSPNSSPSKSSKSSPMDASNPISIRSFCIQEGNTYRCKVCNNAYTHPSNFHRHYVTTHLNRKSYPCTVCSKKFNRKDNMTAHLRAVHGWGGSTSSAGSVADCPATPPSSVSPHPTIVN from the exons ATGGCCGCGCCCGGCCAATTGCCCCAACAATACTGTCTTCGGTGGAACAACCACCAGCACAATCTCTTGAGCGTGTTTGAAGACCTCTTGAACTCGGAAGCATTCGTGGATGTGACCTTGGCTTGCGACGGGCTCCAGCTGAAGGCCCACAAAATGGTCCTTTCCGCTTGTTCGCCTTATTTCCAATCCATGTTGTACAACACTCCAGACCGACATCCGATCGTGTTCCTTCGGGACGTTCGATACGCTGAGATGAAGGCTCTTTTGGAGTTCATGTACCGTGGAGAGGTGTCCGTCGATCAAGAAAATCTGTCCTCCTTGCTCAAGGTGGCCGAAGGTCTTAAGATCAAGGGCCTGGCCGAGGTCAATGACAATGGTCCGTCCCCACCCACCAGTTCCCATTCCAAATTCCCCCTCCTGTCCCCTCTGGACACGCATGGCGGTGGATCTCCCGCCAAGCGAATGCCCTCTCCTCCCAATCCGGCTCCTCCTGTTGCCACTCAAAGTAGCCAGCCAAGCAGTAACAACTCAGGTGCTCTCGGTCCAAAGAGGAAGCGGGCCCGCCCAAGACGCTTCTCTGGGTCCGAGGCGGTTCCCATGGCCGGGGGGTTCTCACACCTAACGGGACCCCGGCTGGATCAACCACTCGAGGTTCAAACTGAGGACATGAGCGAGGGCGTTAAGGCAGATAAG GGTTTGCGAGAGGGTAATAATGGTGATGCGTCTCCCGAAG ATGCTAAGGCTTTGGACTTAATGTCAGAGGCCGATAGTAACGACGGCCGTAGCTCTG TTCATGCCCAACTCATCGCCAACCCCAATTTGATTCGCCAAGTACCCAAGAAACGACTTTTCATGGACCGTAACAGCACCGGAAGCGCCGAATTTGACCGCGAGAGCACCGCCGGATCCCCGGGGGGTTCATCCAACGACGGCGGTGGAGGAAGTGGTTCCGTCACTTCAGGCTCATCGTTCCAGCTCCCCAACTCGACCACCGAGTGTGATCAGCCCGAAAATCTCAGCTTAAAGCGTGAAGACCAGATTGAAAGGGTGTCGGTTGACTCCAATTCGGGGACATTCGGCGAAACCGCCGTCCCCAAAGTGGATGAAGGCATTAGCATGAAGAAGTTCTGGGAGGAGCGTCTGGCCAATGgcctgtacggccaaggcggttTATGCGACACGGTCGCCCCCACACACAAAGCCAAATCTCTGTCGGCCTCGGCCGCTCTCTTGACTGCGGCCGCCAGTGCCGCAGATGCCTTGCCCCAAGATGCCCCTGTCATGGCAGCCAACAACTATCTAGCTTCGTTCCAATTTCATGCCGAGGCCGAACTAGCCGCCTTATACAACGCTGCCACGGCCAGCAACTCGCCCAATTCTTCCCCGTCCAAGTCTTCGAAGTCGTCCCCCATGGACGCTTCCAACCCAATTAGTATCCGCAGCTTTTGCATTCAGGAGGGCAACACTTACCGCTGCAAGGTGTGCAATAACGCCTACACTCACCCTTCCAATTTTCACCGACATTACGTTACCACCCATTTGAACCGAAAGTCCTATCCATGCACTGTATGCTCGAAAAAGTTCAACCGTAAGGACAACATGACAGCCCATTTGAGGGCAGTCCATGGCTGGGGCGGCAGCACAAGTAGCGCCGGATCGGTGGCAGATTGTCCCGCCACTCCGCCCTCTTCGGTCTCGCCTCACCCTACCATAGTAAATTAA